From Leptidea sinapis chromosome 12, ilLepSina1.1, whole genome shotgun sequence, the proteins below share one genomic window:
- the LOC126967101 gene encoding uncharacterized protein LOC126967101 produces the protein MPLYAIGWTTEEDENLVQLVKPHSHLYNLLDPSRKNILGRESTWQEIAKVLMKPVEECKKRWRGLRDSYMRSKRMGAMHKTKISLFENLQFLDSVPNECSANDTSEMVIKTVTPEAPNMEGRDMIEEEVITDNGEYYEITLIDGPKQTQENQTFIKLLPKTDIKLEPPKKIGRKTAGRKKSVPLPRNITPIKILPKPIMTNQPKLISYVEEPKTPEQRSQTIDKLIERMLKENTNEIDVFFRSMAASVKKLKPSLIPKVKMEVCNVIAKYEMQSFEKNNQD, from the exons ATGCCATTATACGCAATAGGATGGACCACTGAAGAAGACGAAAACCTTGTGCAGCTTGTGAAACCTCATTCACATTTATACAACTTATTAGATCCATCAAGGAAAAATATTTTGGGTCGAGAATCAACATGGCAAGAGATCGCCAAAGTTTTGATGAAACCAG ttgAAGAATGTAAGAAACGCTGGAGAGGTCTACGGGACAGTTACATGAGAAGCAAGCGCATGGGTGCAATgcacaaaactaaaataagtcTTTTTGAAAATCTTCAATTTCTGGACAGTGTTCCAAATGAATGCTCTGCTAATGACACTAGTGAGATGGTGATTAAGACAGTGACACCAGAGGCACCCAATATGGAAGGCAGAGATATGATAGAAGAAGAGGTGATAACTGACAATGGTGAATACTATGAG ATAACGCTTATTGATGGACCTAAACAGACACAAGAAAATCAAACATTTATTAAACTCCTACCTAAAACGGATATAAAATTAGAGCCACCTAAGAAAATTGGAAGGAAAACTGCCGGCAGAAAAAAGTCAGTGCCATTGCCTAGAAATATTACACCAATTAAGATATTACCAAAACCCATTATGACAAACCAGCCAAAACTAATAAGCTATGTAGAGGAACCAAAAACCCCTGAACAAAGATCTCAGactattgataaattaataGAGCGAATGCTAAAGGAAAACACAAATGAAATAGATGTCTTCTTCAGAAGTATGGCTGCAAGTGTTAAGAAATTAAAACCAAGTTTAATACCAAAGGTAAAAATGGAGGTTTGTAATGTCATTGCTAAATATGAAATGCAGAGTTTTGAGAAGAATAATCAAGATTAA